A single Oscillospiraceae bacterium DNA region contains:
- a CDS encoding DUF2513 domain-containing protein encodes MRINIDCLRDVLLYCINNLDYIENGYIWKCQSVDLDDMYKSAEFQQYKKKDIMYSVLKLKESEYIKISCEQPKAETYIDSCLIIDVTMKGHQFAENIKEPTVWNKTKSIANKIGNHTLHFLEGIAHDVAVEIAKQTISAMMQQ; translated from the coding sequence ATGCGAATAAATATTGATTGCTTAAGGGATGTTCTTCTATATTGTATCAATAATCTTGATTATATTGAAAACGGATATATTTGGAAGTGCCAATCTGTTGATTTAGATGATATGTACAAATCTGCAGAATTTCAGCAATACAAAAAGAAGGACATAATGTATTCTGTTTTGAAGTTAAAAGAATCTGAATACATAAAGATTTCTTGTGAACAGCCGAAAGCAGAAACTTACATAGATAGCTGTCTAATAATAGATGTAACGATGAAAGGACATCAATTTGCTGAAAACATTAAAGAGCCTACAGTGTGGAATAAAACCAAATCTATTGCAAATAAGATTGGGAATCACACTCTCCATTTCCTTGAAGGAATAGCTCACGATGTTGCAGTTGAAATAGCAAAACAAACTATCTCAGCAATGATGCAACAATGA
- a CDS encoding M23 family metallopeptidase has protein sequence MKTNYNKKKTTGIYAAVLLSLAAILSLTYLSTRSVFNRIDDDKADKIASSNAQQQELENNENSNSVVPTVKPKDDVTQSSSSSQNSSQESSSSNTASETTKETVGYIMPVNGDISAVFSTTTPVFSKTMEDWRIHTGIDIKGNLGDSVKACAAGTVEDIYTDELKGVTVVLSHADGIKSLYCGLDKSVNVEIGEKIKSGKVIGKIGNTNELEALEEPHLHFEMVKNGVQLDPLNIIK, from the coding sequence TTGAAAACTAATTATAACAAAAAGAAAACTACAGGTATTTACGCAGCAGTACTTTTATCTCTTGCTGCAATTTTATCCTTAACTTATCTTTCAACACGCAGTGTATTTAACAGAATTGATGATGACAAGGCAGACAAAATTGCATCTTCAAATGCTCAGCAGCAAGAGCTTGAAAACAACGAAAACAGCAACAGCGTTGTTCCTACGGTAAAGCCCAAGGACGATGTAACTCAAAGCTCTTCAAGCTCTCAGAACAGCTCACAGGAGAGCAGCTCTTCAAATACTGCTTCTGAAACTACAAAAGAAACAGTTGGCTATATTATGCCTGTCAACGGTGATATCTCAGCTGTATTTTCTACAACTACTCCTGTTTTTTCAAAAACAATGGAGGATTGGCGTATTCACACAGGTATTGATATAAAAGGAAACTTAGGCGATTCTGTAAAAGCCTGTGCGGCAGGAACTGTTGAAGATATATATACAGATGAGCTTAAGGGTGTTACCGTCGTTCTTTCCCACGCTGACGGAATAAAAAGTCTTTATTGCGGACTTGATAAAAGCGTAAACGTTGAAATCGGTGAAAAAATCAAAAGCGGCAAAGTTATAGGAAAAATAGGAAACACCAATGAATTAGAAGCTTTAGAAGAGCCTCATCTTCATTTTGAAATGGTTAAAAACGGAGTACAGCTCGACCCTTTAAATATAATTAAATAA
- the spoIID gene encoding stage II sporulation protein D — protein MQIIVNSMLKENLKKIKKILLLCVIGSILTAFIPFSIVKGWNASYVKWKQQINEYEGVISEFSDGNDIVSVLNNDEVITLDMFEYICSVVAAEMPPSYHEEALKAQAVASYSFTLYHINNLGQSQELDSAHKGAAVCTNPAHCKAYLSKTQAREKWGEEYFEKLWAKVENAVSSVYKKAACFDGEPINAAFFAISAGKTEDAQDVWGNEVPYLKSVDSSFDKSYPQYMSTVKISVEEFKIKLKESIDISFTDNHKEWISDIVRSSAGGVKSLKICSAELKGSELRSILGLRSSNFEIVTNDDSFTFNVFGYGHDVGMSQTGAQYLALEGKNYEEILKWYYTGIEIIDMI, from the coding sequence ATGCAAATTATTGTAAATTCAATGTTAAAAGAAAATCTCAAAAAAATCAAAAAAATTCTTTTATTATGCGTAATTGGAAGCATTTTAACCGCTTTTATCCCTTTTTCAATTGTGAAAGGTTGGAACGCTTCTTATGTCAAATGGAAACAACAGATAAACGAATATGAAGGAGTAATATCAGAATTTTCCGACGGCAACGACATAGTTTCGGTTTTAAATAATGACGAGGTTATAACTTTAGATATGTTTGAATACATATGCTCTGTTGTAGCCGCAGAAATGCCGCCCTCGTATCACGAAGAAGCTTTAAAAGCTCAAGCTGTTGCAAGTTATTCTTTTACTCTTTATCATATAAATAATTTAGGACAGAGTCAAGAGCTCGACTCCGCTCATAAGGGAGCCGCTGTCTGCACAAATCCCGCCCACTGCAAAGCCTATCTTTCCAAAACTCAGGCACGGGAAAAATGGGGCGAGGAATATTTTGAAAAGCTATGGGCAAAGGTTGAAAACGCCGTTTCAAGTGTTTATAAAAAAGCTGCCTGTTTTGACGGCGAGCCTATAAATGCTGCTTTTTTTGCTATCTCCGCAGGAAAAACCGAAGATGCTCAAGATGTATGGGGAAATGAAGTGCCGTATCTTAAAAGCGTTGACAGCTCATTTGATAAAAGCTATCCTCAGTATATGTCAACTGTTAAAATCAGTGTTGAAGAATTTAAAATTAAGCTTAAAGAAAGCATTGATATTTCTTTTACCGACAATCACAAGGAATGGATAAGCGATATAGTAAGAAGCTCTGCAGGCGGAGTTAAAAGCCTCAAAATATGCTCTGCAGAACTCAAAGGAAGTGAGCTAAGAAGCATTTTAGGCTTACGTTCTTCAAATTTTGAAATAGTTACAAACGATGATAGCTTTACTTTTAATGTTTTCGGCTACGGACACGATGTAGGAATGTCGCAAACAGGTGCTCAATACCTTGCTCTTGAAGGAAAAAACTACGAAGAAATATTAAAATGGTATTATACAGGCATAGAAATAATTGATATGATTTGA
- a CDS encoding citrate/2-methylcitrate synthase: MQEKISDVSQEYINSLCDKYRDNYSFPKVNYEKHNVKRGLRNIDGTGVVAGVTDICNVHGYLINEGERMPIDGELIYRGINIKDIVASCQKENRFGFEEVIYLLLMGSLPSQKELTEFKHVLSKASVLPDNFTEDVIMRMPSANIMNSIQRSVLALYTFDADTESLKLENLLRQSVNIIAKFPAIIANAYQAKRRFYDRESMFIHYNNPDLSVAENFLYLMRPDSKYTDEEAKLLDLCLILHAEHGGGNNSAFSARVLSSSGTDTYSAISAAVGSLKGHKHGGANAKVTEMFNYIKRDVKDWSNQEEIAEYLTKIMKKEAGDGSGLIYGMGHAVYTISDPRAVILKESARKLAQKQGCYDEFLLMESVEKLTPEVFAKVKNEYKTICANVDMYSGFVYRMLGIPDEIITPLFALARVVGWCSHRIEEIITGGKIIRPAYKSISKDKEYIPIGER, encoded by the coding sequence ATGCAAGAGAAAATATCTGATGTAAGTCAGGAATATATAAATAGTTTATGCGATAAATACCGTGATAATTACAGCTTTCCGAAAGTAAATTACGAAAAGCATAATGTCAAAAGAGGACTTCGTAATATTGACGGTACCGGTGTTGTCGCAGGAGTTACCGATATATGTAACGTTCACGGTTATCTTATTAACGAAGGCGAAAGAATGCCTATTGACGGTGAGCTTATTTATAGAGGCATAAATATTAAGGATATTGTGGCAAGCTGTCAAAAAGAAAATCGCTTTGGCTTTGAAGAGGTAATATATCTTTTGCTTATGGGAAGCCTTCCCAGCCAAAAAGAGCTTACTGAATTTAAACACGTTTTGTCAAAAGCAAGCGTATTGCCCGACAATTTTACAGAAGATGTTATAATGCGTATGCCCAGCGCTAATATTATGAATAGTATTCAGCGCAGCGTTTTGGCACTCTATACCTTTGATGCAGATACTGAAAGCCTTAAGCTTGAAAATTTGTTAAGACAAAGCGTTAATATTATAGCTAAATTCCCTGCAATCATAGCAAATGCTTATCAGGCAAAGCGTCGTTTTTATGATAGAGAAAGTATGTTTATTCATTATAATAACCCCGATTTGTCAGTTGCTGAAAACTTTTTATATCTTATGCGTCCTGACAGTAAGTATACCGATGAAGAAGCAAAGCTTTTAGACCTTTGTCTTATTCTGCACGCTGAACACGGCGGCGGTAATAACTCTGCATTTTCTGCAAGAGTTCTCTCTTCTTCGGGAACAGATACATATTCTGCTATTTCTGCAGCGGTAGGCTCTCTTAAGGGACATAAGCACGGCGGCGCAAATGCCAAAGTTACCGAAATGTTCAATTATATAAAGAGAGATGTTAAGGATTGGTCAAATCAAGAGGAAATTGCTGAGTATTTGACTAAGATTATGAAAAAAGAAGCTGGCGACGGCTCAGGCCTTATTTACGGAATGGGTCACGCAGTATATACTATTTCCGACCCAAGAGCTGTTATTCTTAAAGAAAGTGCAAGAAAGCTTGCTCAAAAGCAAGGCTGTTACGATGAATTTTTGCTTATGGAGTCAGTTGAAAAATTAACTCCCGAGGTTTTTGCAAAGGTTAAAAATGAATATAAAACAATCTGTGCAAATGTGGATATGTACTCAGGCTTTGTTTACAGAATGTTAGGTATTCCCGATGAAATTATAACTCCTCTCTTTGCTCTTGCAAGAGTTGTAGGTTGGTGCTCTCACAGAATAGAGGAGATAATAACAGGCGGAAAAATTATAAGACCTGCATATAAGAGCATTTCAAAGGATAAAGAATATATACCTATAGGCGAAAGATAA
- the rlmD gene encoding 23S rRNA (uracil(1939)-C(5))-methyltransferase RlmD has translation MNKNDKVIIDITDISSEGFGVGKVNGFTLFVPQTAVGDRAEVLVVKLKKNYGFGKLISLITKSDKRTDTDCATFSQCGGCVFRHISYDEELRLKTKRVSDAFSKIASMNIKVHSCMPSETYGYRNKAVFPIGKQNKKTITGFYAVNSHRIVAANNCEIQNPVFNIIAAQVRKWADSYNISAYDEETQKGVLRHLFLRIGEQTKEILCCLVINADSLPYEKELISILNKLKLNIVGVCININKEKTNVIMGSKGKVLYGRDYILDVLCGLTFKISLHSFYQINRQQAQRLYQKALELANPNKDSILLDMYCGAGTIGLTAAKKSKKIYGIEIVEDAIKNAQENAKINEITNAEFYAGNSSMGKKWLEQQNVKPDIIIVDPPRKGCDSAVLEDIKALAPEKIVYVSCDPATLARDVKILCEGEYTVKEVFPFDMFPRTAHVESVVCLTRRLDVDMRR, from the coding sequence ATGAATAAGAACGATAAAGTTATTATTGACATAACGGATATAAGCTCCGAGGGCTTCGGAGTGGGTAAAGTAAATGGCTTTACACTGTTCGTTCCGCAGACTGCTGTGGGGGACAGAGCTGAGGTGCTTGTGGTAAAGCTTAAAAAAAACTATGGCTTCGGTAAGCTTATATCCTTAATAACAAAATCAGATAAAAGAACAGACACAGACTGCGCAACTTTTTCACAATGCGGCGGCTGTGTCTTTCGTCATATATCTTATGATGAAGAGCTAAGGCTTAAAACCAAACGTGTTTCTGATGCTTTTTCAAAAATAGCTTCAATGAATATAAAAGTTCATAGCTGTATGCCGTCAGAAACATATGGATACAGAAATAAAGCAGTTTTCCCCATAGGAAAGCAAAATAAAAAAACAATAACGGGCTTTTATGCGGTAAACAGCCATAGAATAGTGGCTGCAAATAACTGTGAAATTCAAAATCCTGTATTTAATATTATAGCGGCGCAGGTAAGAAAATGGGCAGACAGCTATAATATAAGCGCCTATGATGAAGAAACCCAAAAAGGTGTTTTAAGACATCTGTTTTTGAGAATAGGCGAACAGACAAAAGAGATACTCTGTTGCCTTGTAATCAATGCAGATAGCTTGCCTTATGAAAAAGAGCTTATTTCAATTCTCAATAAATTGAAATTAAACATCGTAGGCGTATGTATAAATATAAATAAAGAAAAAACTAATGTGATTATGGGGAGTAAAGGCAAAGTGCTTTACGGCAGAGATTATATTCTTGATGTTCTTTGCGGGCTTACTTTTAAAATATCTCTTCATTCTTTTTATCAGATAAACAGACAGCAGGCACAGCGTCTTTATCAAAAAGCTTTAGAGCTTGCAAATCCGAATAAAGATAGTATACTTTTGGATATGTACTGCGGAGCAGGCACAATAGGTTTAACAGCGGCAAAAAAATCAAAAAAAATATACGGTATTGAAATTGTTGAAGATGCCATTAAAAATGCACAGGAAAATGCAAAAATAAATGAAATTACAAACGCTGAATTTTATGCAGGAAATTCGTCAATGGGCAAAAAATGGTTAGAACAGCAAAATGTAAAGCCTGACATAATAATTGTTGACCCTCCGAGAAAGGGCTGTGACAGCGCCGTGCTTGAAGATATAAAAGCACTTGCACCTGAGAAAATTGTGTATGTTTCCTGTGACCCTGCTACATTGGCAAGAGATGTAAAAATTCTCTGCGAGGGAGAATATACAGTAAAAGAAGTTTTCCCCTTTGATATGTTCCCCAGAACAGCACACGTCGAGTCCGTCGTGTGTCTGACACGACGACTCGACGTCGATATGCGCCGCTGA
- a CDS encoding SDR family oxidoreductase yields MIIYNPLFTCFMRSALFLHPIFILTKPFYPKYNIERTKQNRSGGIIMLKGKVAVITGAGTGIGKAIALRLAKEGINLALCGRNLDNLKKTKDEVERLGVKTFIMQGDLTDDNYLFSFIDKIAEHFGSVDIVINNAGMAYNAKLEDTPAEVFDNIMKLNVRCTYFSCQTALSHLRKSDWATIINISSNMGHNAYACQSAYVASKHAVHGMTKALAKEVYKEGIRCHIISPGGVYTDMVKISRPDLSSDGMILPEEVAETVAFLIINRGNAVIDEIRVHRIGKEPF; encoded by the coding sequence ATGATAATATATAATCCTTTATTTACTTGTTTTATGCGTTCTGCGCTTTTTTTACATCCCATTTTTATATTGACAAAACCTTTTTATCCAAAGTATAATATTGAAAGAACAAAGCAAAACCGTTCGGGAGGTATTATTATGTTAAAGGGTAAGGTTGCCGTTATAACAGGCGCAGGCACAGGAATAGGAAAAGCGATAGCTTTAAGGCTTGCAAAGGAAGGCATCAATTTAGCTCTATGCGGAAGAAACTTAGATAATCTTAAAAAGACCAAAGACGAGGTTGAAAGGCTCGGTGTTAAAACCTTTATAATGCAAGGTGATTTAACTGACGATAACTATCTTTTTTCCTTTATAGATAAAATTGCAGAGCATTTCGGTTCAGTTGATATTGTAATCAACAATGCGGGTATGGCTTACAACGCTAAGCTTGAAGATACTCCTGCAGAGGTTTTTGACAATATTATGAAGCTTAATGTCAGATGTACTTATTTCTCCTGTCAGACAGCTCTGTCTCATTTAAGAAAATCAGATTGGGCAACAATAATAAACATATCATCAAATATGGGCCACAATGCCTACGCCTGCCAAAGCGCCTATGTTGCTTCAAAGCACGCCGTTCACGGAATGACAAAAGCCCTGGCAAAAGAGGTTTACAAGGAAGGCATAAGATGTCACATAATAAGCCCCGGCGGAGTTTATACCGATATGGTGAAAATCTCAAGACCTGACCTCTCAAGCGACGGAATGATATTGCCAGAAGAAGTAGCAGAAACAGTTGCTTTTCTCATAATAAACAGAGGCAACGCTGTAATAGACGAAATAAGAGTACACCGCATAGGCAAAGAACCGTTTTAA
- a CDS encoding nitroreductase, whose amino-acid sequence MNLNEIIMSRRTIRKFKQTPLSQEQLRSYVDAARVAPSAANLQPLKYIIIQSEQTVRKLFDLVKWAGYLAPDYNPKENERPTAYIAVCADTKIRENGYDIDIGAAVENLILSALADGVGACWMGAIDRPKISELLELPEALTLSCVVALGYPAESPKEAEVKNENIKYYLDDNSTLCVPKRSLEDVIVKTV is encoded by the coding sequence ACTATCAGAAAATTCAAGCAGACTCCTCTTTCGCAAGAACAGCTCAGAAGCTATGTTGATGCCGCACGTGTTGCTCCGTCGGCTGCTAATCTTCAGCCTTTGAAATATATTATAATTCAAAGTGAGCAAACAGTCAGAAAGCTCTTTGATTTAGTAAAATGGGCAGGATATCTTGCTCCTGATTACAATCCAAAAGAGAACGAGCGTCCCACAGCATATATTGCAGTGTGTGCCGATACAAAAATTCGTGAAAATGGCTATGACATAGATATAGGTGCAGCAGTGGAAAACCTTATTTTATCTGCTCTTGCTGACGGCGTAGGTGCCTGTTGGATGGGCGCTATTGACCGTCCTAAAATCAGCGAGCTTTTAGAATTGCCTGAAGCTTTAACTCTTTCTTGTGTTGTTGCCCTTGGCTATCCTGCAGAAAGTCCTAAGGAAGCTGAAGTAAAAAATGAAAACATTAAATATTATTTAGATGATAATAGCACTCTTTGTGTTCCCAAACGTTCATTGGAAGATGTCATTGTTAAAACCGTATAA